One Dysidea avara chromosome 8, odDysAvar1.4, whole genome shotgun sequence genomic window, AATTTTGATGGTATGCCATCTGTACCAGATGAGATGCTTTGTGTGAATCTAGATCTTGTAAGAGTTGAAGTAACCTTCAGTTGTAATATTGATTGGTGAGATATGAGGAAGTGGAGGACCCTCGAGTGTGGCAGTTGGTATGGACTGAGCATCTGTGAAAACTGACTGAAGCTGATCATTCAAAATAGTGGCTTTATGAAAACTGTCAGTGATAGTTTGATTGTCCTTCTCTATGATGGTACCCCACGTTGATCTTTCCTTTTTGATTTTATATAGCTCCAGAGCCTTTTATTATTACTACCATCATCTGAACTGATGAGATTAGAAACATGCTTATCATGTGCCTTTCAACATTCTCTTTGGGTAACTTTCTTGATTTCCTTATAAGCAGATCAGTCTGTTGGAGAATGAGATGAACGAGCTTTGTTATACAGTTGCCTTTTCTTATTAGACAGACACCTGATATATGTGGTGATCCAGCAAGGATGCTTTATGGAACTGGAGAGTGATTTGATTAATAATTATCAGTTACAGTACTGAATTTTTTTAAACAGGTTTGACATTGATTGTTACCAATGTTCTATAATTCTTGTATAGGAGTACTAATGTTTTGTGAAAGAGTCAGAGAAATGGGACATCATTtcatttatattttgaaaattgGCTCTAGATACACTTTACGAGGTTTGGGTTGGACAACTACAGCAGTTACAGAAGATTGAACATTAATAATCTCATGATCACTTAATCCAGATATAACATTTAATTGATCATTTGCATCAAACAAGTCCAAAATACTATGGCCTCTAGTAGGTGTCGTAACAAGTTGAGTAAAGCCTCCAGTGCTAAATACATCAATCAACATATTACATATATCTAGTGGATATGCATTATCAGTTACACTGTTAACATCCCAATTAATGTTAGTAATTAATGTTAGGCAAATTAAAATCTCCTGTTATCCGTATTAAATCATCTGTATACTTGTTGTAAATTTCCTCAATAAGCTGACATAGGTTTCACATGTATCTCTATCACTGTTCGGTGGTCTATATGCTGTCAAAACAACTATAACTGCTCATCTTTAGACAGATAAATTTTACAAGCAATTGCTCCACATGGTGTGGAAATATCAATCTGATTACAATCAAACTTGGTAAGGCAGGAAAAAAATACACCTCCGTATCCATCAGCTCTGGAATACTTGATAGTTAATGGGATAGAAAACACTGAAGGGTTTAGCCAGGATTCTGTTCCAGTGATAAAATTGGGGGCTTCTTCACTAATAAGATTCACAAATGATTCAGCTTTGGGCTTAATACCTCTAAAATATGTCGATAATAATATAAATGATTTGTGAGGTGCTTGATTAATATAATTGCTTATGGGGGTTATTACAATTATAAGTGCAGTTAGAGGGAGTAAGCGGGTACCTCTCTGCACTATTGTTCTGTTGTTTTTTTATCATGTACTTTCTGTCCTCCTTGTTAAAGTTAGCCGGTTCTTCTCTTAactttttgtttttctttttgttcAGCTGGTGCTAGGTCAGGAGTAATGAAAATCTTCTTAATTTCTTGAGGGTTGCTTTCCTTGCAAAGTGAATTTTCCTACAAAGTACAGCTTTCTTTTCTTGAATAGAAGCTAATGTGATTTTGTGTAGCTGAGGTTTTGTTCCTTGGAGTTTTTTGCCGAGTCTCACAGCATTAGTAATTGAACATTTCATTCCTAGGTACTTATCAAGGATAGAGGCAACCTTGTCAATACCTTCTTGTTTTCTTGCCTGAGGAGAGTCAGAAGAGGATTCTATGAATAACAACATTTAATTGATGCCTCTCTTTCTCCTGCTGTTCAGAAATTATTGTAGAAGCCAGCTGGGTAAGGGACTCTTTAGCACTAACTGAAATTTCAGTACATGATGTACTCATTTCAATGGAGGAGAGGTCTCCCTGATCTAGTGACTGCAACAATTGGTTAATTTATTTTTCTAGTTGACTATTCAAGGTGGTCATATTACTCACTCTGGCAGTAAGGTCAAGTAACTTAGAACTGGTTTCCTCATGAACTCTATTGATAGCTGATAACATAGTCTTTTGGTGGTCTTAAAATTGAGACTAAGTGTCATTTACAATGGGTAACTGACTGTCGTATTGTTTCAACACGTTGGGTAAGGCTTCTAAGCTCAAGGTGCAGAAGAATACAATATTAGCACTGTTATTAGCCATAGCTCAGAATGGAAACTAGAACAACTTGCGTACTGTACTCCTTCACACCACAAGCGTTCAAAGAAATCACTGGTAGCTTCCTTGGAACAGACTAGACACGAGTCACGGGAGTTTATTGAGATATACTTAATATTTACTTTTTGCTCCAGCATATGTATGACAGCAATACAATTGATATAGtatcaatgtttacattaaaGTGCATGTACAGAAAATGTAGTTGTGTAGCTATGAATGAATACAAAACTCTCACAAGCATTGACCCCTTAAAAGTACAAAAAACCTTATACACATATCCTTAATATAATGCATGTGATTTATATAAATGTTTCAATCACTTTCTCCATCAGTGTCCATCAGGTCTTCAAAATGACCGTCATCTTCTTCATATTGCTCCCAGCAAATAGGACATCTTTGAGCAGTCAAAAACTCACACCAGATATCTGGAGGTGGTTGAGGTATACAATAGAAATGACCTTCACAACATTGCCTCCATTTTCCAGTGTACATTACTGGCAACATTGGAGTTAGTATATAGTCCTTATCCAGCAGTGCCACCTTATGCTTCTTGGCTATATTTGATAATTTTGTGTAAAGGATTTTTGCTCTCTGAGGAAACAGTCGGTTATTATGATGTACATAGTCTAACTTTGTTATGAAACTTTCAATCTGTTCAATAGTGGACATGTCTGCATGATCAAGTGTTTTACTATTTAGTTGGCAGGTCATGATCCAGAGTGCTATGCGTCTTTGTTCACATGTTACATCTTGAATggtttgtaatgataatgattCAGCATTTTCTTCAAGATATGTTAGTAGAGTAGCTAAAGAATCTTGAATTAAAGTGTTACCTGCTGAGCATTTGTTTAAACATGTTAAAGAATAAAATGTATCAAAAACATATTTAGTTGATGATGAAACATTTTCAAATTCATTAACACATAGATCTTCACTAAGCAAGCCATTAAGCTTTTCTATTTTTGCTGAGCTAACACTCACTGTTGCAGTGTTATTGATCTCACAAAGTATTTCATTAATATTCTCATGTACTCTTTTAATGGCATTGCCATACCTATGATAAAAATGTAATATTGTGTCACACTTTGGACAAGAGATCAATTGGAATTGTTTTGAGCGAGCATCAATCCATGGATCAAGTTCTGTCACTTTAAACAGGTGGCCACAGTCCAATTGAATGTATTTGGTATTGTATTTTGTTTTGAATCTATTCAAAGACATGTATAACTGTGAAAATTTCTCCTCATCACAAATGTTACAAACATTAGGGCATGGTTCCCCACAGACTCCAATGCATTGATGACCACACTTGTTAACATGTGGACATGGGTAATAACATCGCTGACGATTACAACTTTCAAAACATTTTCTTGTACACTTGTAATGTCGGCATCTCCATGTGCATGGTTTATGGCATGGCTTGCAAGCATCTTGGCATTTATGGGAGCATTTTGTGTGTGGACAATATCTTTTACATCGGTAAGAACATTTTGGATAGGGTTGTGAAATGGAGCTACCACAACTAACTGTTGTTTGATGACCACAGAGAAGTTTATTAGCATGGAACATGCAAGGCTTGTGTAACCTTCCTTGGTGGCATTTATGACAAGTTCCACAACATTGGTGGCCACAGAGTAAGACAGCATCACAAGGAACAGGACATTCCTTAATGTCTTTATCACTGCATGGCAAGTCAACGACATGATTGCATATGGAAAATACCTTCTTAATTTCTACATGGCATTTTTCTGAAGCTAACAGCCACATCTTATCCTGTTTTGATATGCCTTGTAATCTGTAGCACTCTATGCCTTTACTGTGACCACATGGTAGTTTATGAGAAACTAGTGTACAGCAGTCGAAAGCTGCAGCATCTTTACCACATGGCATTGTGACTTTATGTCCACAACTTGGGACTACTTTTGTGACATCTGCATTGCAGTAAATTTTGTTAGCATAATGTTTCAGTCTGTGTTGCATATAACATGGCACCTCCTGTCTGTGACCGCACCAGGGTAATGTCACTTTAACAAGAGACTCACAATTTCCACAAATTTCAGAACATAATTTGTTACACTTGTGAGGATTTTTATTAGTTGTACACTTTTTCTCACATGGTTTAGAACAAGTTGTAGGCTTTACATAGTTTTCACTACAATACAGTGTAACTTCATGACCACAACTACGAATTTCAACAGATGTTTCTATGCAGTCACCGCATTCATCAGAACACTTGAGTAGACAAGGATGACCATTGGTACAAGTTTTGTTACATTTTCTTTGGCATTTAAATTCATCTGGTTTCATCCAACATGGTACAAGCTGGATATGGCCACACGAAGGTAGTTTTTTGTTAACTAGCATATCACATCGTTTACATTTCATGAAGCATTTTTGTTTACATGGACTACCACATTGCAGGCACTTCCTTAAacatggttgtttacattgatAAATTTTGTGTTCTTGATCTTTAATATGACAGTTCCTTGTACATTTGTGTCCACAAGAAAGTTTAGCATTACATCGTAACCAGCAGCCTCCATCTGGTGGAAGCTTTTGAAAATCTGTACACTTTGTAATTGTGGTGATGGATTCAGGGTGGTTAGCACAACACAACTGGAGTTCAGATcctacttgccttttctttgtTAAGTGAAGTGAGAGTTGTTTCCACACAGAAGGCTCTCTGTGTAATACACTAGGTGTTTTGGGTGATACCTTAAACAGTAACTTGTGAAAATTACCAAAGCAATAGAATCCTTGTTTGGCTCTTGACAATGCCACACACATGCGATTTTCCTTACTCAGGAAACCTACTGCATTAACTTCATTACTTCGGACTAAAGACAAAATGAttatttcattttcttttcCTTGAAAATTATCAACTGTGGTAACCATTATAATATTCTTGATGTCATCATCCTTTCCTGAAACAGATATTTCTTCTGGTTCTGGTGCATCATCACTTTCATCAGTTAGTATAGGCTCATCATTTAACTCCTCGACTGCAGTGGGTATTAACTTTTTCAACAAGTTTACTTGGCTTGTATAAGCAGCAAGTACAGTTATGTTGCAGGGCTCATAACCTTGTTTGAGAAGGTAATTGCACAAGCCAGCAACAAGATTTGCTTCTTCTTCATTGAAGTAGGATTTAGAGCGTCTATTTAGCTTTTCTGGGTAATGAtgatcaaagaaataaacatTTGATGCAATGCCTCTAATATTTTCATATCCCAAAACGGAGTCATGATCTTTTAAGTCACGATACACATGTGGACGAACTAAGTCAGCAATCTCTGGTCGCATTCGATGTTGATGCTGAAGTGTAGCACAAggaaaaccagcttcaattaacCTTTGAAACAGAGAAATATTTAATCTGTATTTGCATGCTAGGATGTGCTCGTGTGGTTTAGGCTGTAGTTGCTTATGATCTCCAATGAGAATCAACTGTTGAGTTGCAGCTGTAAGACAAGAAATAATGTGAGACTCCAACACTTCAGCAGCCTCTTCTACAATGATGATCTTGATCCTAACTTTGTTAATTATGTGCTTATTCTTTGCTACTCCTGTGGTAGTTGCAAAAATTATTTGTGTCTTTTGCAGTAATTCAACAGTTTTTCTGTCAGATGCTGTTACATAGTCAGCATGTATGTGATTATAATCATCAATCAAACTGCATATCTCATTATAATGATTTTGATGATACAACTTCATCCAATACTGATACAGTTTTTCTTTATCTCTTGTGGTGAGAATGGTGATATCAGTAATTGATTTAACTTCAGCTTCAGTGTAAACATCTTGTGGCTTTACTTGACAATGTTTAAGATCATGACTGTAACTATATTTTGCAGTGCTGCATTTAATATCACTGGATTTCTTTCTTTGAAAACATTGCTGTTTTCTTCCAAAGCTGCTTTGATTACACTTCAACCAAGCTgataaacattgattttcacaTAGGTTTAGACTTTTGAGTTGATTTAAATGAACTGGATCAATGAATTTTGATAAATTTTGAATGGATGGCATGCTATCAGAAATAAACTCCATTTCGCgcttaatttttttatttagatTTGTTATCTTTCTTTTCAGtgtaaacaaatattttgtttgtttgtcatttattattgttttaggTTTCTTCTTGTTTCCATTGGGCTCTATTATCCAATCTATTGATTCTAAGTTATGAACTGAAAAGTCTTTAGCATTGTCATTACCACGACTACCAAGTCTAGCAATTTCATGTGGATTAAATGAAAAATCTTTTTTCAAACCACCATGGTGATACTTTTGATTTTCTTGCTTTGCTTTTTTAAATTCAACTACTGTCTCAAGTAGTTGGTCTAAGGCTTGATTAGTGTAACACACTACCAGTATCGGAAAATTTCCTTGTTGTTCTCTGTTATTTAGCAAGACCTCTATGATCTTTTGACCGACATAAGTTTTTCCAGTTCCAGGAGGTCCTTGGATAAGTGACACTTCTTGCGTGAGTGCTTGTTGAACTGCTTTCTTCTGTGAATCATCAAGGTCAGTATCTTTGTGACAAGACCAACAATATGGATTGGTAATGTCATAGTAATTTGGATGCTTTGTTTTCAACAGACTTTCCATGTTAAAAACTGGGTCTCTTCTCAAGTATTGAGGATTGAACAATCTGTGATAATTGCAATCAATAAGGTATTGTGTAAAACGCATTTCGTTTGGTTTTGTATTTTTAAGAGACTTAAGTACAAGCGCATATGTCTCATAGTGTGGGATTAATTCAACCATTGCATATTCTTTCTGCTCAAGTATCCAGCCATTTGTGTTTATACCTAATACACTAAGGCAGTTGATATCAGATTCAATTTTTACTAGTATTTCTCCTTCGTTTACAAAATTTTGATCTCTGTTAGCCACTGTTGCAAACAAAATTGTTTTAAAGTTATCAGAAGAAAAGCACAGCAATGATCCATTTATTAACCACGTTAGTGGTATCTCCTCCTTTATATATGCTTTAAAAGAGACACAAAGTAGTATTCCATCATTTTTCAGCTCCAGTCTTGTAAACCTAGCCTCATGGTAGACTCTGATTTCAGATTGTTCTGTATCAACACCACAATTATTTTTGTACTCCAGAATTCCTTTTCTCAATGGAGCTATAAAATCTTCCCGTAAGAGATTAAAGTGTAACGACAAATATTGTTGCCAATTTCTGTATTTCCCATCTCTTGGTAATGGCTCAACATGTGGTGAAATGTGTTCGATTATATTTAGCTCTTGCATATTAGGTAAAATATTTGGGTAAGTCAATGTCAAGTATGCAGGCTCTTCATATTCATAGTCACTATGTGCTATCAAGTCATCATCACTGTCAGAGGATTTTAACCTCTTTGTTCCTTGTAGAGATTTGTCCAATAGATGATTGCAATTTCTTTTTCTACGTTTTCCCATCAGAGAAGTATTCTAATAAGTACAAAGCGATACATTATATGCATTACCATGGCTCTGAAATAATTATAAGCTATGTCCACACGACAAAAACAATGCAAATTGAATGCGTATTGATTTGAATTACTCATGTCTACATGGAATGCGTATTAAGGCGATTCAAATTGAAAATGGATTACAAGAATCCacctccacaggtgatttgaaTATGAATTGGCTGGAAAATCGGGATTCGCTACGTCATAATAATGCAATGCTCGTTGGCATGTGAGGGCTTGATACATTTGCCTGTGACCTTTGTAAACAACAGAGGGTAGAAATACAGATGAGCACAATGCGATAAAGTGCAAGGATGTGTTGAAGCAGTGTTTCAACATTGTGGCTAGCTCTTAGAGTTTGAAAGAACGACGATCCCATATTGTTCACACACCATCAGTGGTCTTTCATACTCTACTCGTAAAAATTCTTGCGGTGCTATATAAACACAAGAATAAGTGTTACGAGCTATTCCTTTCATTCAATTGTTAAACTCACTGTTCTCTCGGTTGGCACAAATGAGTGTTTTCACAACCGTTTACCACCAACTATTAAATTCAATAATGCACATTATGTGATAATGCACGTGGACATATCAAATTCACACATTACCTGAATTCCTTTTACATCTGATTCCTAATTTGAATTTGTGTGGACATGCCTATCCAGTATTTCtgaccggattttggaaaaccatgtTGTAATGTCATGCttgaaatacatagaaatccacaattactgtatatgtgtcaccactaaagTACTTATGCACTCAATAAAACATTTCAcagaatttgttgtaattcaaggtactgactAGTGATTCTAGTCACTGTTGACTGGAAGTTTGGAATGCCTTATTTtaatcataaatatttgagttgtaaaatgtgacattaaggctgattctccaaaatccagtcacagttATTATGACAGTGCAATGGTGCTATGGTAGTGTCCAATTGGTGGACTCAAATATGCTGGGATGTACTATATGAATTGCTTTATACACATTTGACAATCCGACTATGCTGCAGGCTTATGAATAATTGTGCAGCTATTTATACATGTGCAATAAATGTTCAGGTTTTACATTTTCAGGGACATTTCCACTACAGACTTAATGTTGTATAGTTATTAATGTTGGTCGTTAAATAAAGAACCCCAAACCATCAGCCATTTATGTCAAGTACAGTGTTCACAAGTTAACTATTTAATATTTTAATATCAATGTACGTACTTTTGCATTAGAATAATGAACAGCTTAAATCCAAGCTTCAATGTAATAGAATACTTATGCAGAAAAAACATAATTAACAACTAGGCATAAGTAATAAAATTGACTTATAGAATTTAAAGGCCATACATATAAACTTAATTAGTAAGTTTGACTGTTGATTAAAGAATTACATTTAAAAATCATATGAGTGAGCTATAAAGCATATCATTATAAACTCTGAGCATGAGCCTGACTTGTGTTCTTTCCAATACATTTATAGTGCCAGTAGTCACAtctaaccctaatgctaatacCTACTTGTTGCGTGCCCTAATGCTAATAACTACTTGTTGCGTGCCCTGATGCTAATACCTACTTGTTGCGTGCTCTAAAGTACAAGACCCGACTGgttgcgtgccctaaagtcgaattcTTGGGGAATATATCGTAACAGCTGTATGTAGTACTAGACACATGTCCTAAAGTCAAATACTCGGGGCATACTGGACGTGTATCAACCCTAGCCCACCTAGATACAACTAGCGTGTTTGATATTCCGTTTAAATGATGGACTAGTGCCAGTAAAATAGGTGTTCACGTTCATAACTGGTGCCAGCACTATATCCACTTTGATTTAACTACTTTTCACCTATACAAATATCACACAGTGGCTGCAAATGAGTTTTGATGTCTTGTTGACACCATGCTCCCTcacttatatgtgacccagtctgggaaaactggtcttatcgcctatttaaaagtatcaagaaatgccagttttaattatttagtgttgtagctcgccaatgatTGGAGCtatatgtaccaaattttcacaagtTTTATATCAATTCcgtaccttccagagcatctactgtgcaagtagccaacagctaagtttcctaccattttagatagtttttaaaccatggttgactgtatcaggtgagctccaaaaggggagggaggtggggacctggaaggagggcaagaggctgttcaaaaaattgagaaggaaggcgtagggatgaattaggccaagttatgggccattcaggtctaaAAACTGGCCAAAATGCAAGAAATTCACAGCGGTGGTATTTATTCAAAaacacggagctgtacagccacatacagccatccacAGGCTGATTAGagttccattaaggccccacactgtatgtacggatcgccactggacTTGGGAaaggcagccagcaaaaccagaccactcaagttgTGCTGGTTTTTATTGCAAAATTAGGTAGTTTATTCAAGTAGCTTGAGTTCTGGGTGAAACAtccaatctgctgacatgggtgataagaccggttttcccagactgggtcacatattgtatcCGCTTGTGCTGATTAGCTGTTTATAATTTCACTTTACACTCATCTATAGCTACCAGCCCTATACACCCTTGAAATTTTTTCACCATTAAATATCTTATCAAGTTGACGTGTCCTTATTGACAGATCATTCAGAAAGGAATTGAATGACATGATATAGTTATTTTTCAACTGGGTGAGCATGCCCCTagagctatatatataaagagAAGTCAGTGGAGGATGCAAGATCTAGAGTTCTCATCAGTGTGCAAACTGCAACGCATTTGTAGCATGCTCATAACACTAtatagaccacaaaatatttttttaaatgaaaATTTTTGAATTTGTTTAGTGTCAATTAATTTAAGTGTACAGCTTCCTGCTCCTCCTAGCTACCTTGTATTCTTCAAAATTGCAGCTAACTACATGAGTTTTTATtcttattctgtgaatgctatctcaCTACAGTCATGTGAAAAGGCTTaaaaagcctgtgaatacagggagttaGAAACATGTTCTTAAAACATACTATCATATTATAGTAGCTAAAACTCAGACATTACAGCATTACTAATAACATCTGTCACTGGATCAGTACCTGGCTTACCCAAAGATCTCAACAAGTAGTTTTAGATGGTGCCTCATCTGACTCGGTATCTGTTCAGTCTGGAGCACCTCAAGGAACTGTCCTTGGTCCCTTGATGTTTCTCATATATATTAATGACATCACAGAGAACATAAGTTCACCATTACGACTATTCGCTGATGATTGCATACTTTACAGAACCATTACTACTAAAGAAGATGCTATCCAACTACAAAACGATCTTGACCAACTATTTGCCTGGGGAATAAAGTGGCAACTACGTTTTAATGTaacaaaatgtactattatgcgcTTCACCAGATCTTCGTCACCTATATATTCTATTCAATTATAAACTGAATGATTACAATTTAACAACATCTAGtcaacactcctaccttggaATTATAAACTATCTTGGTCATCTCACATAAAAAACACAGATGCTAAAGCCATCTAAACTTTAAACCTTAGTAGTTGCTCGTCAGAAGTAAAAGCATCAGCTTATTTCACCATGATTCGTCCTGTAATGGAATATACTGCGGTTGTATGGGACCCATACTATCAAACTGATACCCAACACCTAGAAAAAGTGCAGCGTAAAGCTGCAAGATGGGTTTTAAATAATTTTAGTAGATGCAGTTCAATCACAAATATGTTAcaacagctttcttggccaagtcTCTAAGTACGTCATAAGATATGTAGGTTACAAACACTATTTAAAATCATCCACAATGAGTACTCTTTATCTATCCCATCCTACTATTTAGAAATGGAAAGAGCCACTAGACAATATCATCCTGGACGTTACATTCTTCCTACTTCATCCACCAACATATTCCAGCAGAGTTTTTATTTCAGATCGATTCGTAATTGGAGCGCTCTACCACCCAGCCGGATCGATAACATTGACCAATTTACTAATGAAATCCAGCAAATTTAGAAGTCCTAACTTCTGTATGCATGTAAACATTGTAACTATGTTTATAATTGCTAGCACTGAGTGCCGCCTGCTCagcataataaataaataaacaaatagctGTAACAACATGAATTAGTTAGCTAGTAGTATctcattacagtgaaacctctctaatctgacacttCAGAATACCTCTATAGACATCGTTTTATAACAAAAAGACTTTTCGATGTGATATCTCGATAATCGGACATCCTCACTAATCTGACCCAATTTTCTCCGCGCCAATGACGAGCGTCGGATtggagaggtttcactgtattggaaaggctataactATAGCTACTGCAGGGTTTTTAAAATACATTATGCGTAGACAAACTAACTATTAGCTAAACAACGTTTAATACCGTGAAAATATCGGACAACTGATAGAGTATTCGCACGCGGACTCTGAGTAGCGCGCACAGTTGTACAGCCGTTAATCGGTAGTAACTGAGCCGGCGTCCTGCCGCCGAGTATCTATAGGTCGCAACAGTAGCTACAACAGTCTATTCCTGTGAATCACCGACAGTCC contains:
- the LOC136263477 gene encoding NFX1-type zinc finger-containing protein 1-like; this translates as MGKRRKRNCNHLLDKSLQGTKRLKSSDSDDDLIAHSDYEYEEPAYLTLTYPNILPNMQELNIIEHISPHVEPLPRDGKYRNWQQYLSLHFNLLREDFIAPLRKGILEYKNNCGVDTEQSEIRVYHEARFTRLELKNDGILLCVSFKAYIKEEIPLTWLINGSLLCFSSDNFKTILFATVANRDQNFVNEGEILVKIESDINCLSVLGINTNGWILEQKEYAMVELIPHYETYALVLKSLKNTKPNEMRFTQYLIDCNYHRLFNPQYLRRDPVFNMESLLKTKHPNYYDITNPYCWSCHKDTDLDDSQKKAVQQALTQEVSLIQGPPGTGKTYVGQKIIEVLLNNREQQGNFPILVVCYTNQALDQLLETVVEFKKAKQENQKYHHGGLKKDFSFNPHEIARLGSRGNDNAKDFSVHNLESIDWIIEPNGNKKKPKTIINDKQTKYLFTLKRKITNLNKKIKREMEFISDSMPSIQNLSKFIDPVHLNQLKSLNLCENQCLSAWLKCNQSSFGRKQQCFQRKKSSDIKCSTAKYSYSHDLKHCQVKPQDVYTEAEVKSITDITILTTRDKEKLYQYWMKLYHQNHYNEICSLIDDYNHIHADYVTASDRKTVELLQKTQIIFATTTGVAKNKHIINKVRIKIIIVEEAAEVLESHIISCLTAATQQLILIGDHKQLQPKPHEHILACKYRLNISLFQRLIEAGFPCATLQHQHRMRPEIADLVRPHVYRDLKDHDSVLGYENIRGIASNVYFFDHHYPEKLNRRSKSYFNEEEANLVAGLCNYLLKQGYEPCNITVLAAYTSQVNLLKKLIPTAVEELNDEPILTDESDDAPEPEEISVSGKDDDIKNIIMVTTVDNFQGKENEIIILSLVRSNEVNAVGFLSKENRMCVALSRAKQGFYCFGNFHKLLFKVSPKTPSVLHREPSVWKQLSLHLTKKRQVGSELQLCCANHPESITTITKCTDFQKLPPDGGCWLRCNAKLSCGHKCTRNCHIKDQEHKIYQCKQPCLRKCLQCGSPCKQKCFMKCKRCDMLVNKKLPSCGHIQLVPCWMKPDEFKCQRKCNKTCTNGHPCLLKCSDECGDCIETSVEIRSCGHEVTLYCSENYVKPTTCSKPCEKKCTTNKNPHKCNKLCSEICGNCESLVKVTLPWCGHRQEVPCYMQHRLKHYANKIYCNADVTKVVPSCGHKVTMPCGKDAAAFDCCTLVSHKLPCGHSKGIECYRLQGISKQDKMWLLASEKCHVEIKKVFSICNHVVDLPCSDKDIKECPVPCDAVLLCGHQCCGTCHKCHQGRLHKPCMFHANKLLCGHQTTVSCGSSISQPYPKCSYRCKRYCPHTKCSHKCQDACKPCHKPCTWRCRHYKCTRKCFESCNRQRCYYPCPHVNKCGHQCIGVCGEPCPNVCNICDEEKFSQLYMSLNRFKTKYNTKYIQLDCGHLFKVTELDPWIDARSKQFQLISCPKCDTILHFYHRYGNAIKRVHENINEILCEINNTATVSVSSAKIEKLNGLLSEDLCVNEFENVSSSTKYVFDTFYSLTCLNKCSAGNTLIQDSLATLLTYLEENAESLSLQTIQDVTCEQRRIALWIMTCQLNSKTLDHADMSTIEQIESFITKLDYVHHNNRLFPQRAKILYTKLSNIAKKHKVALLDKDYILTPMLPVMYTGKWRQCCEGHFYCIPQPPPDIWCEFLTAQRCPICWEQYEEDDGHFEDLMDTDGESD